A single region of the Xiphophorus maculatus strain JP 163 A chromosome 3, X_maculatus-5.0-male, whole genome shotgun sequence genome encodes:
- the LOC111608202 gene encoding lysophosphatidylcholine acyltransferase 1-like — protein sequence MFEAEEDSAITESELAVVLKTALGVTHLNVSRLFTAIDVDDTGKITFDKFRGFVEENPDFADDYLHTGSVGPQSGPCQEHHTQTNPSTINLQGTANSKTANGICPDFSPKDQDSSVDALIKKHN from the exons ATGTTTGAGGCAGAGGAAGACAGTGCCATCACAGAGAGCGAGCTGGCAGTTGTGCTAAAGACGGCTTTAGGAGTGACTCACCTCAACGTGTCCCGTCTGTTTACGGCCATCGACGTCGATGACACGGGGAAGATTACATTTG ATAAGTTCCGAGGTTTTGTGGAGGAGAACCCAGACTTTGCTGATGACTATCTTCACACTGGAAGTGTAGGTCCTCAGAGTGGACCTTGTCAGGAACACCACACCCAGACCAATCCATCGACTATAAACCTGCAAGGCACTGCCAACAGCAAAACAGCCAATGGTATCTGTCCCGACTTCAGCCCTAAAGACCAGGACAGCTCAGTAGATGCACTCATAAAGAAACACAACTGA